The Rhinoderma darwinii isolate aRhiDar2 chromosome 11, aRhiDar2.hap1, whole genome shotgun sequence genome window below encodes:
- the M6PR gene encoding cation-dependent mannose-6-phosphate receptor, giving the protein MYSRLLCVCLAAVTVMAADPVVEDCILTGDKKSASEQAVLNRLAPLKHKRFDTTVQDGADSYTYTFVVCGGVQSGDKISNDGLVQNKTKTQEITVIGRVNDTHVLNGTDWILLIYKSGDKYDSHCDKEARKAMIMISCNKKTLADGFTIINEQREKMSECFYLFEMDSSVACPIEESHLSVGSILLIVFAVLIGIYIIGGFLYQRFVVGAKGMEQFPNIIFWRELGNLVADGCDFVCRSQPRSSETAYRGVGDDQLGEEPEERDDHLLPM; this is encoded by the exons ATGTATTCCCGGTTGTTGTGCGTCTGTCTTGCTGCTGTTACGGTCATGGCTGCTGATCCAGTTGTTGAGGACTGCATATTGACCGGTGACAAGAAGTCTGCCTCTGAACAAGCTGTCCTCAACAGACTGGCTCCATTGAAGCACAAAAG GTTTGATACCACAGTCCAAGATGGCGCAGACTCCTATACGTATACATTTGTAGTGTGTGGAGGAGTCCAGAGTGGCGACAAAATCAGTAATGATGGATTAGtgcaaaacaaaaccaaaacacaAGAAATCACTGTGATCGGCCGCGTCAATGACACCCACGTCCTCAATGGAA CGGATTGGATTCTACTCATTTATAAATCTGGAGACAAATACGACAGTCACTGTGATAAAGAGGCAAGGAAAGCGATGATCATGATATCCTGCAACAAGAAGACACTGGCG GATGGCTTCACGATAATTAATGAGCAGAGAGAGAAGATGAGTGAATGTTTCTACCTCTTTGAGATGGACAGTAGTGTTGCTTGTCCTATAGAGGAATCTCATCTCAGCGTGGGCTCCATCCTACTCATTGT GTTTGCTGTACTCATTGGAATTTACATTATTGGTGGATTCCTGTACCAGCGGTTTGTTGTCGGAGCCAAAGGCATGGAACAATTTCCAAACATCATCTTCTGGAGAGAGCTGGGCAACCTAGTCGCC gACGGTTGTGATTTTGTGTGTCGGTCCCAACCACGATCTTCAGAAACTGCCTACCGAGGTGTAGGAGATGATCAACTTGGAGAGGAACCCGAAGAGAGAGATGACCACCTATTACCTATGTGA